Within Candidatus Hydrogenedentota bacterium, the genomic segment CGCAGGCAAAAGCACCATCCCCGAAAGTATTCGTCGAGCGCTCGGAGAGTTGTGGATACTTGGAGTCGCGACGCTGGTAATGCTGAATTGGAAGAGGCGGATCCTACCCGAACACAGACCCTGAGCTAACCCTCCTCAATGTCGACATCCGAAGAGACGACCACCAGAAAGCCGCGCTGGTGTTCACGAACAGATCTCGCTGGACGTGAAGCCCAACCAACCTTGCGGTCAAAAGTACACGACGGTGGACAGCAGGATGCGGTGCTGGTCGAAATCTTCTTCGAAATCTTTGACTCCTCGCACGAAATCCTTGTTCACACCCAGGCCAGCGCGATACTGATACGCCATATCGATATTCACGCGCTGAAAGAGCTGGACGCCCACGCCGAGCGTGAAACCATAGAACGCATCGGGTTCACCCGTGCCTTTTAACCAGGAATTCTTTTCCCCCGTCGCCGGTTCTTCGTCATAGAAAAGCCCACCGCGCAAGGTCCAGAGTCTTTCCAGAGACTCTTCCGGGTGGCGCGGCACAAAGATATACTCCGCGCCAAGGCGTACGGTGTAGGTGGGCTCCAGGTCCGTGGCGCTCAGGCGCGCATCTACGTTGGAACCGTCCACAAGAGAACGCCGGATCCCCTGGGAATCCTTCATATAGAAATCGTGCCAGTCTGTCCGGGTAACGTCGAGCGACAGGGTCAGTCGGTCATTGGCGCGGTAGCTCGCGCCGAAGGCCAAGGAATCGGGAAATCTCACCTGACGATCTTCGCGAATGCTCTGCACGGAAAGGGGACGGAACTTCCGGTGGCGCGAGATTCGCCCGGAATAGTCCACATCGCCCGTGAAGGCGGTGTCATAGCGCAAACCCACTTTCCACCGGTCGTCCACGTCCCATAGGAGGCCCAGGGTCATGTTTTCACCTTCGAAATTACGGTAGTCCTCCCTGGTATTGGTAAATCTAAAGCCGGGAACACCGAAATACATCTCGGACTGGGTGCTTCGGAGGTGCTGCGTCCAACTGTTTTCGTTGAAGGGGGTGCTCCGCCAGAGGTTCAGCGACGCGCCCACGGAGAGACGGTGGGTGAGTTCGAAAGCGATTGCTGGACTGACCGTGGACAAACCACCGGACTGCTCGAAATCTATCCGCTGATATACGCTGTGCACCGAGGGTGCTCGTGAGAGGAGATATCGCTGGCTGCGTCGGAAAGAAAACTTCCGGCTGAAATCATAGCGCTGCTGGTAATTCAGCGACACGGTGATGTTGCGGTCCATCACGACGAAGGGTACGGGATAGACCAGGGACAGATAGTTGAGTTCGAGATTCTCTATATCGTGGAGTCCCTCAAACTCGGGGTCGCTGGGCGCCCCGTAGAACTCATCGACAACCCGGTTCCACGCCCCGACGATGGAGAGCTCCGGGCGCTCAAGTTGCACCAGACCGGCGGGATTCCACGAGGCCGCCGTGGCGTCGTCCGCGATGGCCACGAAGGCATCGGCCATGCCGGCGGCCCGCGCCCCCGCGCCGATGGGGGAGGGGGAAACGGACATATTCAGGTCATCGCTGGGCTGCGCGAAAGCACACTGCCCCATCACGGTGGCGACGAGGCATGTACCCCAAAGTACGCGGGCGTGATCACTTGAGAACAACATAATCCCCCTCTCCAAGTTCAAGTGCCATGGGCTCC encodes:
- a CDS encoding outer membrane protein transport protein, whose product is MLFSSDHARVLWGTCLVATVMGQCAFAQPSDDLNMSVSPSPIGAGARAAGMADAFVAIADDATAASWNPAGLVQLERPELSIVGAWNRVVDEFYGAPSDPEFEGLHDIENLELNYLSLVYPVPFVVMDRNITVSLNYQQRYDFSRKFSFRRSQRYLLSRAPSVHSVYQRIDFEQSGGLSTVSPAIAFELTHRLSVGASLNLWRSTPFNENSWTQHLRSTQSEMYFGVPGFRFTNTREDYRNFEGENMTLGLLWDVDDRWKVGLRYDTAFTGDVDYSGRISRHRKFRPLSVQSIREDRQVRFPDSLAFGASYRANDRLTLSLDVTRTDWHDFYMKDSQGIRRSLVDGSNVDARLSATDLEPTYTVRLGAEYIFVPRHPEESLERLWTLRGGLFYDEEPATGEKNSWLKGTGEPDAFYGFTLGVGVQLFQRVNIDMAYQYRAGLGVNKDFVRGVKDFEEDFDQHRILLSTVVYF